The following coding sequences lie in one Nitratireductor mangrovi genomic window:
- a CDS encoding TRAP transporter large permease, producing the protein MSKADLVAVSGFVLLFAMMAVRVPIGIAMGLIGVGGFAAITGPGPALNLLAQSPIRVITDFNLSLIPFFVLMGVFATNSGMSRELFRAGQAWLGFLRGGMALSTIAACGGFAAICGSSVATAATMTKIALPEMQRVGYRNDVSSGVIAAGGTLGILIPPSVVLAVYAYITEQDVGKLFIAGVLPGLLAVLMYMGAVRIAYRRSLPAGQPFEAREAISSLRDVWAVLVLFVAIIGSMYFGVVTATEAAAVGSLLTALIGIFRGRLGYANIMESLIEALRTSVAIYTILIGAVLFGYFLAITQTPQKITAFLVALDLGAYGTLGLILAFFLLMGCILDAMAMIILLVPIVFPVVTQLGFDPIWFGVIIVMTVELGLITPPVGMNVFVINTIARDVNLFTIFRGVLPFVVTDVIRLILLIIFPAIVLFLPMTMN; encoded by the coding sequence ATGTCTAAGGCCGACCTCGTCGCTGTTTCCGGCTTTGTGCTGCTGTTCGCAATGATGGCCGTGCGCGTGCCGATCGGCATTGCCATGGGCCTGATCGGCGTGGGCGGCTTTGCCGCGATCACCGGCCCCGGGCCGGCGCTCAACCTGCTGGCGCAATCGCCCATCCGGGTGATTACGGACTTCAACCTCAGCCTCATTCCGTTCTTCGTTCTCATGGGTGTGTTCGCGACCAATTCGGGCATGTCGCGCGAACTCTTCCGTGCCGGTCAGGCCTGGCTCGGCTTCCTGCGCGGCGGCATGGCCTTGTCGACCATCGCCGCCTGCGGCGGCTTTGCCGCGATCTGCGGTTCTTCGGTCGCAACGGCTGCAACCATGACCAAGATTGCCCTACCCGAAATGCAGCGGGTGGGCTATCGCAACGACGTCTCCAGCGGTGTGATAGCGGCTGGTGGCACACTCGGAATTCTCATTCCGCCCTCCGTCGTGCTTGCGGTCTACGCCTACATCACCGAGCAGGACGTCGGTAAACTCTTCATCGCCGGTGTGCTGCCCGGGTTACTGGCGGTGCTCATGTATATGGGCGCCGTCCGTATCGCGTATCGGCGTTCACTGCCCGCGGGACAACCTTTCGAAGCCCGCGAGGCGATCTCCTCTTTGCGCGACGTCTGGGCAGTGCTGGTGCTCTTCGTCGCCATCATTGGCAGCATGTATTTCGGCGTCGTCACGGCTACCGAGGCCGCCGCAGTGGGGTCGCTTCTGACCGCCCTGATCGGCATCTTCCGCGGCAGGCTGGGCTACGCCAACATCATGGAGAGCCTGATCGAGGCGCTGAGAACCTCGGTCGCCATCTATACGATCCTGATCGGGGCGGTCCTGTTCGGCTATTTCCTTGCCATCACGCAGACACCGCAAAAGATCACCGCCTTCCTCGTCGCTCTCGATCTTGGCGCCTACGGGACACTGGGCTTGATCCTGGCCTTCTTCCTGCTCATGGGATGCATCCTCGATGCCATGGCGATGATCATCCTTCTGGTACCGATCGTCTTTCCGGTGGTCACGCAACTGGGCTTCGATCCGATCTGGTTCGGGGTCATCATAGTCATGACCGTGGAGCTCGGCCTGATCACTCCGCCAGTCGGCATGAATGTCTTCGTCATCAACACCATTGCTCGCGACGTGAACCTCTTCACCATCTTCCGGGGTGTTCTCCCGTTCGTGGTTACAGACGTCATCCGGCTGATCCTGCTGATTATTTTTCCGGCGATCGTACTCTTCCTGCCAATGACCATGAACTAG